The DNA sequence CCTGACGATATGCTAGGCTCATGATGCATCTGGACTTAGGTTCGTGCTTCATGATCTCCATGAGTACGTAGGACAGATGCTCAGCGGCACCGAATTTGGCAGGTCCTCCCTTCTTCAGGATACCGTTGTGGACAAACAGCCTCTTGTCGATCGCAGCGATCTCCTCCGGTCCTGCAGCATCCTTGAGAGCGTATGCGATGTTCATTCCCGTTTTGGGAACGAATTCGTTGGGGACCAGGTCGACGATCCTGTTGGCAGCGCCGTCCAGGGCATCCAGGATCTTGAATTTGTCCGAGTCGCCTTTGAGCTTGACCATCGGGTTGACGACCACATCTCCCTTTCCTATAGGGTATTGGGTAGCTATGGACTCCTGAATCAGTTCCCTTGACTTCATCACCGCGTTCACGATGTCAAGTCCCTTGGCCATGTTGGCAGTGATGAACGCAGACAGACAGCATCCGCTTCCATGTCCTGATTTGGCCAGGCGGGGGTATTCGAGCTTGTTGAATTCTGACGATAGGTAGAGGTAATCTGTCACCTTGGGGCCGTTGAGGTGGCCTCCTTTGAACAGAACTGAGGATCCCTGTTTGCCGATGAGTTCGCAGGCCAACGTGATGTCGTCCTCATTCTTGATCTTCATACCGGCGAGGATCTCTGCCTCGAACCTGTTGGGGGTAACCAATTCACAGATTGGAAGGAGTTTCTTCTTCAATGCTCTGACGAAGTCATCGTCACAGAGGGAGCATCCGGTTCCGGATACCATGACCGGATCCACAATGAGCGGGACGTCATGGTCCTCGAGGATGTCCGATACGGTCTCTACTATCTCTGCGCTGTACAGCATACCGGTTTTGACTGCCTTTATATCGCAGTCTTTCAGCACCGATTCGAGCTGGGCCTGTATGAAATCTACAGGCATTGGGAAGATGCCGTCGACGCCCTGTGTGTTCTGGGCGGTGACAGCTGTGATCACGGAAGTGGCGTGTACTCCGACGACCGCCATGGCCTTGATATCCACTTGGATACCTGCACCGCCGATGGAGTCCGAGCCAGCCACTGTAAGAGCTGTTCTCATTATCTGACTGTAAGAAAAGGAATTAAATAAAGTGTTACAAGTTCCCTTGTCAATGAAGGTCAGCAGCGTTCATTTCATTCTCAAAGGCAAATCCGACTACAAGGACCTGGCGCCAGTGTTCCCCGACATACTCAAAATGTTCCTGGAATCCATAGACCAGATGCCCGAAGAGGAGGAACTTCTCCAGATGCTGATCGAGCTTAACACCGCTGATCTCGAGATGAACAGGAAACCCGAGGGATACAACAGGAAGGGAAAGGTCAGACTCGTCTTCCCCATGGATTCCAAGGAGTTCTACCTCAAGACCTACAGCAAAGCTTCTGAGCTCAAACCTATCGCGGACAAGATCAGCGAGATGCTGACCGCTGCGAAGATCAAATTCGAAGTGAAAGAGAACGACCGCGTGGATTTCGACTGATCATCCGATCAGTTCTTTCCAGCAGTTCTCGATGAGCTGTTTCTCCTGACGCAGTACCTCTTCGCGCTGCATCAGTTGCTCTATGGCCTTGGACATCTCCATGTCCACCGATGATGAGGATGTTCCTCCGTAGGATATCCTCCTCTCCACGCAGCTCTTTACAGGGATGAACTTGTAGACATCGTCCTCGATCTTATCGGAGAATGTCCTGAGCTTATCGAGGGGCATGTCCTCGAGGTTGACTCCCGATTCGATGCTCTCCCTGACTGCTGCGCCTACTATAGCGTGAGCCTCGCGGAAGGGGATACCTTTTGTGACGAGATAATCGGCAAGATCGGTCGCGTTGATCTGTCCCTTGCTGGTGACCTCCATGAGCCTATCGCCCTTGAAGGTGGTCGTCGCCATCACCTTTGCCATGATCTCAAGGCAGGAGATCACGGTGTCCATGGAGTCCATCACGGCCGCCTTGTCCTCCTGGAGGTCGCGGTTGTATGTGAGGGGAAGTCCCTTCGTGAGAACGAGCATGGATACCAACGAACCCACCACTCCTCCGGTCTTCCCTCTGACGAGCTCCGCTATGTCGGGATTCTTCTTCTGGGGCATGATCGAGGATCCTGTGGTGAACTTGTCGTCCATCTCTATGAATCCGAATTCCTGGGAAGACCAGTAGACCAGTTCCTCGCAAAGCGATGACAGGTGGAGCTGAGTCTGGGCTGCGCAGAAAGCGAGCTCGTTGACGAAGTCTCTGTCGCTGACGGAATCCATGGAGTTCTCTGTGGGCTCCTTGAATCCGAGGGCGCTCGCCGTCATGAAACGGTCTATGGGGTATGTGGTGCCTGCGAGAGCGGCCGATCCCAGAGGGCATTTGTTCATCCTGTCGAACGCGTCCAGGAACCTGTCCGCATCCCTTGAGAACTTGAACACATACGCGAGCATGTGCTGAGCGAGTGTGACTGGCTGGGCGTGCTGCATATGTGTGAAACCGGGCATGATCGTGTCGAAGTTGGTCTCCGCGATCTTGAGCAGGCTGGTGATCAGACCTTCTATGTCTGTAACCACTTCCAGTGCCTTATCCCTCAGGTACATCCTGAAGTCCACGGCCACCTGGTCGTTCCTGCTCCTTCCCGTATGAAGTTTGCCGCCTGCGGGGCCGATCCTTTCGGTCAGCGAGAACTCGATGTTGGTGTGGATGTCCTCGAGCTTGTAGTCCAGCTCGAACTCCCCAGCCTCGATTTCCTTGAGGATGGCCCTGAGGCCTTGAATGATACTGTCGACGTCCTCTGCCGGAAGGATGTGACATGCCTTCAGCATGTTCACATGGGCGAGGGACCCCATGACATCGTAGAATGCCATCCTGGAGTCTACATCCAGAGAGGATGTGAACTCCAGTGTGGAGTCATCCATCTTGTCTTTGAATCTTCCGGACCAGAGGGCTTGTTTCAAGTGATCACTTCTTCTTGGTTGCTGTCTTCTTCGCTGTCTTGGCAGGAGTCTTCTTCTTGTCAGCCTTCATGTGGGCCTTAGCCGCGGTCTTTCCGGGAAGTCCCCAGCAGTAGATGAATCCGACAGCGGATTTGTGGTCGAATTCGTCTCCCTTGGCGTAGGTGCTGAGGCCGACATCGTACAGCGAGTAGGGCGATCTTCTACCGACGACCGTCGCGGTTCCCTTGTAGAGCTTGACTCTTACGACACCTGTTACGTATTTCTGGCTTGAATCGATGAAGGCCTGGAGGTTCTCGCGGAGACCCTCGTACCAGAGACCGTCGTAGATCAGCTGGCTGAACTTCTGCTCGATGATGCGCTTGAATTCGATTGTGTCCTTGGGCAGTGTGAGTGCCTCGAGTCCTCTGTGGGCTGCGATGAGTGTGATCGCTGCAGGGCATTCGTAGGTCTCACGGCTCTTGATTCCGACGAGACGGTCCTCTACGTGATCGATTCTTCCGACACCGTACTTTCCTGCGAGCTCGTTGAGGGTCTCGATGAGCTTCACTCCGTCCATGCGGACTCCGTCAAGACATACTGGAATACCCTTCTCGAATCCGATCTCTATGTACTTGGGTGCTGCGGGTGCCTTCGCGGGGTCGACAGTGTATGCCCATGCTCCTGCGGGAGGCTCCTCCCAGGGATCCTCGAGTACTCCACACTCGCAGGAGTTGCCCCAGAGGTTCTCGTCACGGCTGTAAGGGCTGGACTTTTTCACGATGATCTCGATTCCGTTCTTCTTGGCGTAATCGATCTCTTCCTCTCTGGTGGTGATCCACTCTCTCATGGGTGCGATGATCTTCAGGTCGGGATTCTGTGAGATGAGTCCGACATCGAATCTTACCTGGTCGTTTCCCTTTGCGGTGCATCCGTGGGCGATGTACTTTGCGCCTTCCTTCTTGGCGACATCGGCAAGGACCTTTGTGATGAGGGGTCTTGCGACTGCGGTGCTGAGGGGGTAAACGTTCTGATACATGGCGTTCGCCTTGAGAGCGGGCCAGATGTAGTCCTCGACGAATTCTTTTCTGACGTCGATGAAATCTGCTTTGATGGCTCCGTTCCTGATTGCACGTGCAACGATGTCATCCTTGCTGGGTGGCTGTCCGACGTTGACCGCGATCGCGATGACGTCGACGTTGTAGTTCTCTTGGAGCCAGTGAATGTCGACAGATGTGTCGAGACCTCCTGAGTAGGCGAGAACGACTTTGTCTCTCTGCGCCTTCTTTGCAGGGGTCGCTTTAACGGCCTTCTTGGCTGTGCTAGCTTTTTTTGTTGTGGTTTTCTTCGCTACTGCCATGCTAACCGTCCGAACGATACCCATCCCATCATAAATATATGGCGAATAAATAGAACAGAAAAGGGTCGTAGTTGTCTCCTTCTCGTACAACTTACATGCCGACACAGAGCGTATCATCCCTATGTCGTTGGATAGTCTGTCTAGGTCTGGTATCAACCTAATGTCTTACATGTAACATTTTTGTCTGAAATTTAACATCACCCTTAATATAGATGAAAACATGGGCCTTAATGATATGATTCGAGGGAAATCTATGGTTAAAGTCGGAATAATAGGTGGAACCGGGTACACGGGAGGAGAGCTCTCCCGTCTGCTGTGCACGCATCCCGATGTCGAGATAGCTGCGCTCACGTCCCGTCAGAACGCCGGTAAGAAGGTCGAAGATGTGCACACGTTCCTCAAAGGATACGTTGGCGATCTGATGTTCACCGAGAGGATATCCGACACAAAGGACCTGGATTTCGTGTTCGTCGCCACACCTCACGGAGTCGCAATGAAGGAGGTGCCTTCTCTGTTGGAGCAAGGCATCAAGTGCATAGATCTTTCAGGAGACTACCGTCTGCATGACGTATCCGTGTACGAGAAATGGTACGGACACCAGCACACGGATGTGGAGAACCTCCAGAAGGCAGTATACGGGCTTCCTGAGTTCTTCCGCGATGAGATCAAGGGAGCAGATCTGGTGGCTAATCCAGGCTGCTATGCGACATCTATCATCCTGGCATGCGGGCCGCTCCTCAAGGCAGGAGTCGTGTCTGAGGACATCATCGTTGATGCAAAGTCCGGTACGTCAGGTGCGGGAATGGTCCCCTCGGAGAGAACGCATCACTCCACATGTGGCGAGACGATAATCCCATATAGCGTCGGGAAGCACCGTCACACGCCTGAGATCGAGATGGCAGTGGACAAATTTGCGGGATCCCATACGAAGGTCACGTTCGTACCGCAGCTTCTCCCTATCGTGCGCGGCATCCTGTCATCATGCTACTTCAGCATCAACAAGGAACTCTCGCAGGAAGATGTGGATTCGATTTACAGTAAGCAGTACGGCAACGAGGCGTTCGTACATTACGTCCCCGAGCCGTCCATACGCGCAGTGGTGGCATCCAACCACGCTCAGGTGTCGTCTAAGGTCCTGGGGGACAAGGTGGTCTCCTTCGGTGTCCTGGACAATCTGGTAAAAGGGGCATCGGGACAGGCCGTTCAGTGCATGAACTTGATGCTGAACTTGGATGAGAAGAAAGGATTGAATATACCCGGATTGGGGGTTTGAATATGGTAGAAGTAATAGATGGAGGAGTCACGACCCCGCAGGGGTTCAAGGCGGCAGGAGTTCACAGCGGAGTGAAATACCGTTCATTGGACCTTGCGCTGCTGTACTCCGAGACGCCCGCGACGGCATGTGTCGGATACACCAGCAACAACGTGAAGGCCGCACCCGTGCAGGTGATGATGAAAGAGAACTCCGACAAGCTCCAGGCTGTCGTGGTGAACAGCGGTAACGCGAACGCACTCACCGGACGCCGCGGAATAGAGGATGCTCTGGAGATGAAGAAGGTCACCGCTAACGAGCTCGGACTGGATCCGCTCACTGTCGGTGTGATGTCCACGGGACTCATCGGACGTTTCATGGATATGCACAAGGTACGCTACGGAATCTCCCGTGCAGCAAAGGAGCTCTTCGATGGACGTCAGGCAGATGCCAATCTGGCAGAGGCCATAATGACGACTGATACTATCAAGAAGGAATGTGCCGTGCGCGTGAGACTCACCGACGGTACACTGGTCTACATAGGGGCCATCTGTAAGGGGAGCGGAATGATCGCACCCCACATGAAGGTCCTCCACGGGACGACGCTGTCCTTGATAACCACAGATGCGAACCTGTCCCCTGCGTTCCGTGCCAAGTGGCAGGAGATCTTAGACGGATCTCTGAACATGGTCTCGGTCGACGGAGATCAGTCCACCAACGATACCAGCATCCTTCTGGCCAATGGAATGGCCGGAGGCAAGTGCGCAGACGATGATCCGGAGTTCTATAACGCTCTGAACTTCGTGATGACGAAGATCGCACGCACCGTCGCCTCTGACGGAGAGGGAGCCACCAAGCTAATAGAGGTCAGCGTCACCGGGGCGAAGACGAAGGAAGACGCCACAAAGCTGGTCAAGACGATCATCAACTCACCTCTGGTG is a window from the Thermoplasmata archaeon genome containing:
- the argH gene encoding argininosuccinate lyase codes for the protein MDDSTLEFTSSLDVDSRMAFYDVMGSLAHVNMLKACHILPAEDVDSIIQGLRAILKEIEAGEFELDYKLEDIHTNIEFSLTERIGPAGGKLHTGRSRNDQVAVDFRMYLRDKALEVVTDIEGLITSLLKIAETNFDTIMPGFTHMQHAQPVTLAQHMLAYVFKFSRDADRFLDAFDRMNKCPLGSAALAGTTYPIDRFMTASALGFKEPTENSMDSVSDRDFVNELAFCAAQTQLHLSSLCEELVYWSSQEFGFIEMDDKFTTGSSIMPQKKNPDIAELVRGKTGGVVGSLVSMLVLTKGLPLTYNRDLQEDKAAVMDSMDTVISCLEIMAKVMATTTFKGDRLMEVTSKGQINATDLADYLVTKGIPFREAHAIVGAAVRESIESGVNLEDMPLDKLRTFSDKIEDDVYKFIPVKSCVERRISYGGTSSSSVDMEMSKAIEQLMQREEVLRQEKQLIENCWKELIG
- a CDS encoding N-acetyl-gamma-glutamyl-phosphate reductase — encoded protein: MVKVGIIGGTGYTGGELSRLLCTHPDVEIAALTSRQNAGKKVEDVHTFLKGYVGDLMFTERISDTKDLDFVFVATPHGVAMKEVPSLLEQGIKCIDLSGDYRLHDVSVYEKWYGHQHTDVENLQKAVYGLPEFFRDEIKGADLVANPGCYATSIILACGPLLKAGVVSEDIIVDAKSGTSGAGMVPSERTHHSTCGETIIPYSVGKHRHTPEIEMAVDKFAGSHTKVTFVPQLLPIVRGILSSCYFSINKELSQEDVDSIYSKQYGNEAFVHYVPEPSIRAVVASNHAQVSSKVLGDKVVSFGVLDNLVKGASGQAVQCMNLMLNLDEKKGLNIPGLGV
- the thiD gene encoding bifunctional hydroxymethylpyrimidine kinase/phosphomethylpyrimidine kinase, whose translation is MRTALTVAGSDSIGGAGIQVDIKAMAVVGVHATSVITAVTAQNTQGVDGIFPMPVDFIQAQLESVLKDCDIKAVKTGMLYSAEIVETVSDILEDHDVPLIVDPVMVSGTGCSLCDDDFVRALKKKLLPICELVTPNRFEAEILAGMKIKNEDDITLACELIGKQGSSVLFKGGHLNGPKVTDYLYLSSEFNKLEYPRLAKSGHGSGCCLSAFITANMAKGLDIVNAVMKSRELIQESIATQYPIGKGDVVVNPMVKLKGDSDKFKILDALDGAANRIVDLVPNEFVPKTGMNIAYALKDAAGPEEIAAIDKRLFVHNGILKKGGPAKFGAAEHLSYVLMEIMKHEPKSRCIMSLAYRQDILDVMEEVGMTAVTIEMPKDKVAEATKKAIDIAGKIPDAIVDKGSKKDRIIRLIARNPELMMNKLDSIL
- a CDS encoding argininosuccinate synthase, with translation MAVAKKTTTKKASTAKKAVKATPAKKAQRDKVVLAYSGGLDTSVDIHWLQENYNVDVIAIAVNVGQPPSKDDIVARAIRNGAIKADFIDVRKEFVEDYIWPALKANAMYQNVYPLSTAVARPLITKVLADVAKKEGAKYIAHGCTAKGNDQVRFDVGLISQNPDLKIIAPMREWITTREEEIDYAKKNGIEIIVKKSSPYSRDENLWGNSCECGVLEDPWEEPPAGAWAYTVDPAKAPAAPKYIEIGFEKGIPVCLDGVRMDGVKLIETLNELAGKYGVGRIDHVEDRLVGIKSRETYECPAAITLIAAHRGLEALTLPKDTIEFKRIIEQKFSQLIYDGLWYEGLRENLQAFIDSSQKYVTGVVRVKLYKGTATVVGRRSPYSLYDVGLSTYAKGDEFDHKSAVGFIYCWGLPGKTAAKAHMKADKKKTPAKTAKKTATKKK
- the argJ gene encoding bifunctional ornithine acetyltransferase/N-acetylglutamate synthase; translated protein: MVEVIDGGVTTPQGFKAAGVHSGVKYRSLDLALLYSETPATACVGYTSNNVKAAPVQVMMKENSDKLQAVVVNSGNANALTGRRGIEDALEMKKVTANELGLDPLTVGVMSTGLIGRFMDMHKVRYGISRAAKELFDGRQADANLAEAIMTTDTIKKECAVRVRLTDGTLVYIGAICKGSGMIAPHMKVLHGTTLSLITTDANLSPAFRAKWQEILDGSLNMVSVDGDQSTNDTSILLANGMAGGKCADDDPEFYNALNFVMTKIARTVASDGEGATKLIEVSVTGAKTKEDATKLVKTIINSPLVKSAIFGSDPNYGRIMMALGNSGCEFKLEDVRLTIKGGDMEVPILDSGAPVFQDERSVEVVRMAMDNKEVSILVDLGIGKETATGWGCDLTYDYVRINAEYAT